The proteins below come from a single Euleptes europaea isolate rEulEur1 chromosome 5, rEulEur1.hap1, whole genome shotgun sequence genomic window:
- the LOC130478001 gene encoding immunoglobulin superfamily member 10-like, whose amino-acid sequence MGSRIHVHPNGSLVIEAVTGKDAGDYLCVARNKMGDDLILMKVSVTMKPAKIDQKQHFKKQVPYGKDFRVDCKASGAPEPEISWSLPDGTVINSVMQADDSGHRSRRYTLFDNGTLYLNQVGIAEEGDYTCHAQNTLGKDEMKVHITVVASAPYIKQTSNTYSKVRAGDTATFDCKAIGEPKPKIFWLLPSSDMISASNDRYLLHVNGSLSVTKVRLLDAGEYICVARNSGGDDTKLYKLDVVSKPPLINGLYTNKTVIKTTAIKHSKKQIDCRAEGTPQPQVMWIMPDNIFLTAPYYGSRITVHNNGTLEIRNVRSSDTAEFICVARNDGGESILVVQLEVLEMLRRPRFRNPFNEKVIAKPGQTILLNCSVDGNPAPEIIWMLPNGTRPFRGVRTPQYYLGSNGTFVVYSASKADAGKYRCAAKNKVGYIEKLIVLEVGQKPTIVTPSGGAIKSISGESVSLHCLAAGSPKPSIIWTVPNGYVLDRPQINGRYTLMENGTLVIRETTIQDRGRYACNAQNDAGDSTIVVFVMVVAHPARITNRPPRNIRTVAGTSVQLNCMALGIPNPEITWELPDHSLLSTGSKGRPSGSELLHPQGTLVIQNPKPSDSGTYKCMAKNHLGSDSIVTYVQVI is encoded by the coding sequence ATGGGAAGCCGAATCCACGTACATCCCAATGGGTCCCTGGTTATTGAGGCGGTCACAGGAAAAGATGCTGGCGACTATTTATGTGTGGCAAGAAACAAAATGGGAGATGACCTGATCCTGATGAAAGTTAGCGTGACAATGAAGCCTGCAAAAATTGAccaaaagcagcattttaagaAACAGGTGCCTTATGGGAAAGACTTCAGAGTGGACTGTAAAGCTTCTGGAGCACCGGAACCAGAGATATCTTGGAGTCTGCCAGATGGCACAGTGATCAACAGTGTGATGCAAGCAGATGACAGTGGGCACAGGTCTCGGAGGTACACTCTGTTCGATAATGGAACTCTGTACCTCAACCAAGTCGGAATAGCTGAAGAAGGGGACTACACGTGCCATGCTCAAAATACGCTTGGAAAAGACGAGATGAAAGTCCACATAACCGTAGTGGCTTCTGCACCTTATATCAAGCAGACCTCTAACACCTATTCAAAGGTGAGAGCGGGAGATACTGCGACGTTTGACTGCAAAGCCATTGGAGAGCCTAAGCCAAAAATATTTTGGCTGCTCCCTTCTAGTGACATGATTTCCGCCTCCAATGACAGATATTTACTGCACGTTAATGGATCACTGTCCGTCACTAAGGTGAGGTTGTTAGATGCCGGAGAATATATATGTGTTGCACGCAACTCTGGTGGAGATGATACAAAGCTCTATAAACTAGATGTGGTCTCTAAACCACCTCTTATCAACGGCTTGTACACAAACAAGACTGTCATTAAAACAACAGCCATTAAGCATTCAAAGAAGCAAATAGACTGTAGAGCTGAAGGAACACCCCAGCCCCAAGTCATGTGGATCATGCCTGACAATATTTTCCTGACAGCCCCATACTATGGGAGCAGAATAACAGTACACAATAATGGGACGCTCGAAATTCGTAATGTGAGATCTTCAGATACAGCAGAGTTCATCTGTGTGGCCCGTAATGATGGGGGAGAAAGCATATTGGTGGTCCAGCTGGAGGTGTTAGAGATGCTAAGACGTCCAAGGTTTAGAAATCCTTTTAATGAGAAAGTAATAGCAAAGCCTGGGCAAACAATCTTATTGAATTGTTCTGTCGATGGCAACCCTGCTCCTGAAATAATCTGGATGTTACCAAATGGCACAAGGCCCTTCAGGGGTGTCAGAACGCCTCAGTACTACTTGGGAAGCAATGGCACCTTCGTTGTCTATAGTGCTTCTAAAGCAGATGCAGGCAAGTATCGGTGTGCAGCTAAAAACAAGGTTGGCTACATTGAAAAACTGATTGTATTGGAAGTTGGCCAGAAACCAACCATTGTGACTCCCTCAGGAGGAGCAATAAAAAGTATTAGTGGGGAATCAGTATCCCTTCACTGCCTTGCTGCTGGGAGTCCCAAACCAAGCATCATATGGACAGTACCTAATGGCTATGTTCTAGACCGGCCTCAAATTAATGGAAGGTATACATTAATGGAAAATGGTACTTTAGTTATCAGAGAAACAACCATTCAGGACAGAGGAAGATACGCATGCAATGCTCAGAATGATGCCGGCGATTCAACAATAGTAGTTTTTGTAATGGTTGTAGCTCATCCAGCACGGATTACaaacagaccaccaaggaacataCGCACTGTGGCTGGGACATCAGTTCAGCTTAACTGCATGGCGTTGGGAATACCAAATCCAGAAATTACATGGGAGCTGCCCGACCACTCACTACTTTCCACAGGCAGCAAAGGCCGACCATCTGGAAGTGAACTTCTTCATCCACAAGGAACGTTAGTCATTCAGAATCCAAAACCTTCAGATTCTGGCACATATAAGTGTATGGCTAAGAACCACCTTGGCAGCGATTCCATAGTAACATACGTTCAAGTCATCTGA